GGCCAGCACGGGCCCGTGCAGAAGTAGTCCACGCCGTCCTGGACGGCCGCCGCGGCGGCCTCGGACTCGGCGTGGGTGGAGCGGCCTATCAGCACGTCGTCGCCGAGGATGGCGCGGGCCGCGGGCACCGGCAGGTCGCCCTGGCCGAGGTGGAGCACGTCCGCGCGGGCGGCGTGGGCCACGTCCGCGCGGTCGTTGACCGCGAGCAGCTTGCCGTGCCGGGCGCAGGCGTCGGCGAAGACCTCCAGGTGCGCCAGCTCCTCACCGGCCTCCATGCCCTTGTCGCGCAGTTGCACGATGTCCACGCCGCCGGCCAGGACCGCGTCCAGGAACTCGGGCAGGTCG
Above is a genomic segment from Streptomyces glaucescens containing:
- the thiE gene encoding thiamine phosphate synthase yields the protein MPDTAATARARLADARLYLCVDARRREGDLPEFLDAVLAGGVDIVQLRDKGMEAGEELAHLEVFADACARHGKLLAVNDRADVAHAARADVLHLGQGDLPVPAARAILGDDVLIGRSTHAESEAAAAAVQDGVDYFCTGPCWPTPTKPGRHAPGLGLVRYTAALGTDRPWFAIGGIDLGNLDEVLAAGARRVVVVRAITEADDPGAAAAELAKRLREA